Within the Bremerella sp. JC817 genome, the region TCGTCCGTAGTCGGCACCCTGGTTTCGATAGTGGAACAAGCTGATGTTCCAGTCGATCGGCATCGCCGAGAGAAACCGCATGAGCGCTCCTGGCCGCTCCGGAAAAACGAAGCGAAAGAGCTGCTCGCTGGATGCTTGTTTGCTGTGCCCACCCACAAGGTGCCGCAGGTGCAGCTTCGAAAGCTCATCGTCGGTCAGGTCGAGCGTATCGAACCCGTGCGAGCGAAGCTGTTCGGCGGTTCGCAGTGCTTCGTCTCGGCTGCTAACGGCCAGACCGACGAACACATGAGCGACGTTTGAGTCGGAGATCCGGTAGTTGAACTCGGTCACGGCACGGGGCCCAATCACTTCGCAAAGTCGCTTGAAACTTCCGCGCTCTTCCGGGATCGTCACGGCAAACAGGGCTTCGCGTTCTTCACCCACTTCGGCACGCTCGGCAACGAACCGGAGGCGATCGAAGTTCATGTTCGCGCCGCAGGTGATCGCGATGAGCGTTTCGTCCTGCAGACCGTGGCGGGCCGCATACTGTTTCAAGCCGGCGACGCTGAGTGCTCCGGCCGGTTCGAGAATACTGCGGGTGTCTTCAAACACATCTTTGATCGCAGCACACACGGCGTCGGTGTCAACGACGACGTAGTCATCGACCAGGGCCTTGGTCACGCGGAAGGTCTCTTCGCCGACCTGCTTTACCGCGGTGCCATCGGCGAACAAACCGACGTCTGTCAGTTGAACGCGTTCTCCTTTTTCGACGCTGCGAATCATCGCGTCCGAGTCGTTCATCTGCACGCCGATGACTTTGATCTCCGGCCGAACTGCTTTGATGTAAGCCGCGACGCCTGAGATCATGCCACCGCCACCAATCGCGACAAAGATGGCATGGATCGGCTTCTGATGTTGTCGCAGAATTTCAACCGCGATCGTTCCCTGGCCGGCGATCACGTCTGGATCGTCGAATGGATGAACGAATGCCATGTCGTTGCTTGTGCTCAGCTCGATCGCATGCTGGTACGAATCGGTGTAGCTTTCGCCAAACAGAACGACGTTCCCGTCCAGAGCTTTAACGGCATCGATCTTCAGCTTGGGAGTCGTCTTCGGCATGACGATGGTGGCCTGGCATCCCAGGTGCTTGGCGGCCAGGGCAACCCCTTGGGCATGATTGCCAGCCGAAGCACAGATGACCCCGCGCTGAAGTTGCTCCGGTTCAAGCTGGGCCATTTTGTTATAGGCCCCACGCAGTTTGAAACTGAAGACCTGTTGGCTGTCTTCACGTTTCAGCCAGATGTCGTTTTTCAATCGCTTCGAGAGCTTCAATGCCCGGTCGAGCGCCGTTTCGTGAGCAATCTCGTAGACCTGGGCGTTCAGAATCTTCCGCAGATAATCCATCAGTCCAAGATGGGTGCCATCACCCACGAGGCCACGCAAGGAAGGAGTCGAAGGTCCGGAGCTGGTTCGAGTCGAGCGTTTCATGCTTTCCATTGGAAGCAAACCGAAGCAAAGGGTCTAGTGGCACCAGCCACATGTGTGGGAAACGTACGCCGCCTTAGTGTGGCAGAGGTCTGCCAGGGAAGGGTGTTCGGGGCTCAGATGGCGAAGGTTGCCCCGTACGATCGATACGACCCGAGCGTCCTGACCAGCGACGGGTAGGAACGATGTGGTTTCATGCAAGATGCCCCGTTCCCCTTCGTATCCGCACTCACCGAGTCGGTTTGTATCACAAGCTTGCCATTAGAGCCGTCTTAGTGGGGCGGTTTTGATTGCAGGGTGAAATGAGGATTGAAAATGGCCATCGCCATCCATTCTCGACAACTCGAACATCGCACAAGTCGCGCAGGCGTTCGACGCGCCAAGCTGTTTTTGTGCAACCGATCGGCGTGCATCTCGTCCCCTGAAACGCTCGGTCTTGGCTCGCTTTGCTGGCTGCCACACGTATCGCCGTGAACTTGACGGTCGCGCCATCACAAGCCGCGTTTCATCGAAAGATAGACACACGCGGCCTGGATAGGTGATCTCGTTTTCCATTCTTCTCCGCTTTCCCTTAACCTGGTGTACCTCGATGCAAGTGCTGATTGCCGACGATAGCGCGCTGGTGCGTGCCATGCTGCAAGACACGCTGGAAGAAGCGGGGTACGAGGTCATCGCTTGCGCCGATGGACTGCAGGCCTGGGACGCGATTTCCCGCGGCGAGTCGCGCCTCGCGGTGCTCGATTGGATGATGCCTGGGCTGAGCGGAATCGAGATCTGTCAGCGGCTGCACGAATCGAACGTTGCCAACTGGGTGTACGCGATCCTGCTGACCTCGAAGGATTCGCCAGACGATATCCTCCGGGCATTTCAGGCCGGTGCCAGCGATCACGTCTGCAAGCCGTTTCGCGAAGCGGAGTTGCTGGCACGCATTCGAGTGGGCCAGCGAATGATCAACTTGCAGATGGAACTGGCCCAGTCACAGAAACTGGAGTCGGTCGGGCAACTTGCCGCGGGGATCGCTCACGAGATCAACACACCCACGCAGTACGTGGGGGACAACATCCGCTTCCTGAAGGATTCGTTCGAGGACATCGGCGAAGTGCTCGAGGTTTTCGACCAGCTCCTGCAGTCGTTCAAAGCAGGCAGTGTCGATGCGGACGCGCTGGCGAAGGTGGAACAAGCGATGAAGCGGGCCGATGTCGACTATCTACGGGAAGAGATTCCCCAGGCCATCGATCAGTCGCTGAGCGGAGTCGAACAGGTCGCAAAGATTGTCCGCGCGATGAAAGACTTCTCGCATCCTGGCGGTGAAACGAAAACGATGGTCAATCTGTCCGAATCGATCGAGACCACAATCTCGGTCGCTCGGAACGAGTGGAAATACGTTGCTGAGGTGGAAACCGACTTCGATCAGTCGCTGGAAGATGTCCCCTGCATGCCAGGCGAGTTGAACCAGGTGCTGCTGAACTTGATCGTCAACGCGGCGCACGCGATTGGCGACAAGCTCGGCAGCGAATCGACCGAACGAGGAACGATCACCGTCGGCACACGGCGTCTGGATAACTTCGCCGAGATCTTCGTTCGCGATACGGGCAATGGGATTCCTGAATCGATTCGACGTCGGATCTTCGATCCTTTCTTCACCACCAAACCAGTCGGCAAGGGAACCGGCCAGGGGCTGGCCATCACCTATTCGGTGGTGGTTGAAAAGCATGGTGGCGAAATCGATTTCACTTCCGAGGTCGGCAAGGGAACGACCTTCTTTGTTCGCTTACCGTTGGCTTGTGGAGTCCCGGCATGAATACGCTACCACTGCCAATTCGCTTTGCCGATGCGGAATGCGCCTCCGCCGCACTTCACGTATGCCTGTGGGACGATTGGGTAGGTCCCTTGGTCAGCGCGTGATTAGCGCGGGGAAGTGATCGATGCCAGGTCGACGTCGTCGAGCGGCACCAGGGCAGCAGCTTTTATCGTGGAATCGAGCGCCGTTGGCCCCCCAGGCAATGAGGCGGTTTGCCTGCAACGACGCTTGGTTCGACGGAATATGCAGGAGAAGTGTGATGACAAAGATTTTGTTTGTTGACGACCAGGCCAACGTGCTATCGGGCCTGAGAAGGATGTTGCACGGGCACCGCGACGAATGGGAGATGGAATTCGCCAGCGGTGGCATGGAGGCAATCAAGTTGCTAGAGGAGAAACCGTTTGATGTGGTGGTGACCGATATGCGGATGCCAGGCATCGATGGGGCAGAACTCCTGCGACGAGCTCGGGAGCGTTGGCCTTCCATCGTGCGGATTGTTCTGTCGGGGCAGTCAGAACCGGAGCGAATCCTCCGCGCGATGGGGCCAACGCACGTTTACCTCACCAAGCCATGCGACGCGCAACGCCTGACAACCGTCGTTTCGCAGTCGAGCATCCTTCGCGATCGCTTGCCGAACGCGGCGCTGAAACGGGTGGTCTCGCAGCTGGACGCGGCACCTTGCCAGCAGGCAACATTCGACCAGCTGGTGGCTGAACTGGAATCGCCATCCCCTTCGCTCGAACGCCTCGGCAAGATCATTGCCACCGATATCGGCATGACCGCCAAGATCTTGCAACTGGTCAGTAGTTCGTTCTTCGGACAGCCGCAGCGAGTTGGCTCGCCCCAACAAGCGGCCGCGTTGCTGGGGAGCGAATTGCTGCACGAGTTAGTGCTGAAAGTCGGTATCTTCCAGCCGGTCGACTTCTCGCGGATCGAAGGCTTCTCGTTGGAAGAGATCAACCGGCATTCGGTGGAAGTGGCCGCGTGTGCCCGCATGGTCGCCGAGTTGGAAACCAGTAACAAGCAGACCATCAACGATGCCTGGTTGGCTGGCATGCTGCACGACATCGGCAAGATCGTGCTGGCCAGCGCGATGCCGGCGGCCTATCAGGAAGCGGTTCGTCTGGCCCAGAACGGAAACATGAGTCTATGGCATGCCGAGATGCAGGTCTTTGGGACCAGTCATGCGGAAGTCGGTAGTTATCTGCTGAGTTTATGGGGTCTCCCCGAGCCCATTTGTGAAGCAGTCGCCGACTTCCGTTCCCACAGTAGTTACGAAGACTTCAATGAATTCCGCCCGGTGACGGCCGTTCATGTGGCAAACGTCCTGCGCCGCCGGAATTCGTTGGAGCAACTGTTCCAGAAGGTTCACGAGGAAAGGAAGGCGGCGGAAAGCGAAGAAGCGACGCCCCATTACGAATCGTGTCCATTGCACTGGCATCAAGGTCCACACACGAACGCATCGCAAGGAACCTGGTAATGAGCAAGCGTATTTTGCTGGTGGATGACGAGCCGAACATCTTGAACGGATATCGACGTCATCTACGAAAGCTGTTCGATGTGGAGGTCGCCGAGAACGGCACCCAGGCCATCGAGCGGCTCGAACAAGACGAAGCGTATGCCGTGGTGGTCTCGGACATGCAAATGCCGGACGTCAGTGGCGTTCAGGTGTTGGCCCATGCCGCCAAGCTGCACCCCGATACGGTCCGCATCATGCTGACCGGCAACGCCGATCAAAAGACGGCCGTGGTGGCCGTGAACGAAGGACGCATCTTCCGCTTCCTCAACAAGCCGTGCGAACCAGAAGTGCTGGCCAAAGCATTGGACGCCGGGCTGCGGCACTATCAACTGGTGCGAGCCGAGCACAACTTACTGTCGAAGACGCTCGGAGGAAGCGTCAGCCTGATGACCGAGGTCCTTTCGCTGGTCAATCCGACGG harbors:
- the ilvA gene encoding threonine ammonia-lyase, biosynthetic — translated: MDYLRKILNAQVYEIAHETALDRALKLSKRLKNDIWLKREDSQQVFSFKLRGAYNKMAQLEPEQLQRGVICASAGNHAQGVALAAKHLGCQATIVMPKTTPKLKIDAVKALDGNVVLFGESYTDSYQHAIELSTSNDMAFVHPFDDPDVIAGQGTIAVEILRQHQKPIHAIFVAIGGGGMISGVAAYIKAVRPEIKVIGVQMNDSDAMIRSVEKGERVQLTDVGLFADGTAVKQVGEETFRVTKALVDDYVVVDTDAVCAAIKDVFEDTRSILEPAGALSVAGLKQYAARHGLQDETLIAITCGANMNFDRLRFVAERAEVGEEREALFAVTIPEERGSFKRLCEVIGPRAVTEFNYRISDSNVAHVFVGLAVSSRDEALRTAEQLRSHGFDTLDLTDDELSKLHLRHLVGGHSKQASSEQLFRFVFPERPGALMRFLSAMPIDWNISLFHYRNQGADYGRILIGLQIPSDATTAFQDFIDSVAYPYVDETENPVYRLFLG
- a CDS encoding response regulator, with amino-acid sequence MQVLIADDSALVRAMLQDTLEEAGYEVIACADGLQAWDAISRGESRLAVLDWMMPGLSGIEICQRLHESNVANWVYAILLTSKDSPDDILRAFQAGASDHVCKPFREAELLARIRVGQRMINLQMELAQSQKLESVGQLAAGIAHEINTPTQYVGDNIRFLKDSFEDIGEVLEVFDQLLQSFKAGSVDADALAKVEQAMKRADVDYLREEIPQAIDQSLSGVEQVAKIVRAMKDFSHPGGETKTMVNLSESIETTISVARNEWKYVAEVETDFDQSLEDVPCMPGELNQVLLNLIVNAAHAIGDKLGSESTERGTITVGTRRLDNFAEIFVRDTGNGIPESIRRRIFDPFFTTKPVGKGTGQGLAITYSVVVEKHGGEIDFTSEVGKGTTFFVRLPLACGVPA
- a CDS encoding response regulator, with the protein product MTKILFVDDQANVLSGLRRMLHGHRDEWEMEFASGGMEAIKLLEEKPFDVVVTDMRMPGIDGAELLRRARERWPSIVRIVLSGQSEPERILRAMGPTHVYLTKPCDAQRLTTVVSQSSILRDRLPNAALKRVVSQLDAAPCQQATFDQLVAELESPSPSLERLGKIIATDIGMTAKILQLVSSSFFGQPQRVGSPQQAAALLGSELLHELVLKVGIFQPVDFSRIEGFSLEEINRHSVEVAACARMVAELETSNKQTINDAWLAGMLHDIGKIVLASAMPAAYQEAVRLAQNGNMSLWHAEMQVFGTSHAEVGSYLLSLWGLPEPICEAVADFRSHSSYEDFNEFRPVTAVHVANVLRRRNSLEQLFQKVHEERKAAESEEATPHYESCPLHWHQGPHTNASQGTW